TCTCTTTTTATGTTCACCACCATCTACCACGGGATTCGTATGTTTTGATAAAGTTCTCTATTGTTCTATTGTAGGTTTTTTCCACGTCTTTTGGAAAAAAACAGGCGGGGAATTGTCCTTTGCGAAGATGGTAGTGAACGCACTCACAGCATATTCCCTTTCTGCTGCAGGGTTCATACGTACATGTACATAAATTTTTGTTTTTCTGAATGTTGCACTCCTTCATTTTCGCCTCCTAAAGGGTTTTGTATTTATATACGATAAACTGGAGATGATTGCCATACACAAAGGATTGTGTGTTTTTTGCGGGCTTTATATAGAGTTAAATAGTTCTGGATGTTTCGTTGACAGTTGAAATGACAAACAATATATTGATTGATTAGTTTTTGAGTGTATATGAGATGTTAGCAATAAGGAGAACATGGATTATCCTCTTCTAAGACCTATCGAAATGATACCTTTTTGGGAGAGTGGAAGGCAACGCGTTCTTTTGCGTGACCCCGAAGGAATACTTGAGGAACCACTTGTTGTTTCTAAAGAGACGGCAATTATTCTTCTGCTAATGGATGGCACGAGATCTCTGAGGGATATCCAAGCAGATTATATGAGGAAGTATGGGGAATTACTGTACATTGAAAAACTTCAAGAACTGGTTGTTTTCCTTGAAAATAGCAATCTTCTGCTAAGTGAGAGATACAAGAGTTATGTGGAGTCCCTGCGACTAGATTACGAACGAAAAGAGGTGAGGCCTCCATTTCTTGCGGGGAAAAGTTATCCTGCTTCCCCGAGAGAGCTTGAGGAGTATCTGACGGGATTACTGGAATTAGATCAACTTGAGCAATCTGACAAATTACCTCACATTAGGGGCATACTCTCTCCTCATATAGATTACAGTAGAGGAGGTAGAGTGTATGGTAAGGTCTATTCCTTTCTTAAAGGAGTTGATGTAGATCTTGTAATTATACTTGGAACTTCTCATAGACCATTGCGTAGACTGTGGGCAATATCTTTGAAGGATTTTGCTACGCCATTGGGCAGAATTGCTGTTTCTGAGGAAATGAAAAGTTTGATATATGGTTCGTCTGTTTTAAAAAATTACGTTGACGAGTGGCCACACAGGGTGGAACATTCTGTGGAATTGCAATTACCCTTTCTTCAAATGACACTTGGCAATAATTTCCAAGTGCTCCCCATCCTTACAGGTGGTATGGAGGAATTTGTGAGAGGCGATAGGATCCTTGATGATCCAGAAGTGGCAGCTCTTGTGGAATCATTTAGGTCTTGCCTTGATAAATACGGAGAATCGTATATAGTTGTATCAGGTGCAGATCTGGCGCACATCGGTTATCAATTTGGCGATGCCTTTCCTGTAAGTGAATCCGCTCTCGATTATTCGCGCAGGAAGGACGAGCTTGTACTGGATATGATTGTTAGAGGTAATGCCACAGGTTTTTTTGAAGTGGTGAAAGAGGAAAAGGATGCACGTCGTATTTGTGGATTGAGTCCAATTTATTTTCAGCTTCGTTTGTTGGAGAAGTGCAGGGGGAAGGTTGTGGCTTATGAACAATGGGTAAACGGAGGATCATCAGTAAGTTTTGCAGGAGCTGTTTTTTTTGAAAGTAGTGGATAATATTTGGGAGATAAGTGAATGTTCTTTTTTTTCTAAGTTTTGTTTTTATTCGTTGGAGGGAAGTTTATGGCGGAAATTCGGATCGGTATCGTCGGGGTGGGAAATTGTGCCAGTTCTTTGATTCAGGGTATTCATTACTATGCTGATAAAAAAGATGCCATAGGGCTCATGCATTACAGTATTGGAGGATATGAACCGGGTGATATAAAGGTTGTTGCTGCATTCGATATAGATGCTAGGAAGGTTAACAAACCCCTCCATGAAGCCGTTTTTGTGCTGCCCAACTGTACAAAGAGATTAGTGCAGAGTTTGCCAGATCTGGGTGTTAAAGTAATGATGGGTCCTGTATTTGATGGTATTGCACCTCATATGCATGATTATCCCCCCCACAGAACATTTATTGTAGCTGAGGAGAAACCAGTTGATGTTGTTGAAGTTTTAAAGAATTCCGGTGTGGAGATCTTGATAAATTACCTTCCAGTGGGATCTGAAGAGGCAACCCGTTTTTATGCGAATTGTTGTCTGGAGGCGGGAGTTAGTTTCATCAACTGTATTCCAGTTTTCATTGCTTCTGATGATTTATGGGCCAAGAGATTTAAAGAAAAAAATATCCCGTTGATAGGGGATGATGTTAAATCTCAGATAGGGGCAACTGTATTGCACAGAACACTTGTTAGATTGTTTAGGGAACGTGGAGTTAAGTTGAATCGGACATACCAGTTAAATACTGGGGGTAATACCGATTTTCTAAACATGATGAATCACCAGAGGATCAAATGGAAACGTATCTCAAAAACAGATGCTGTCCAATCCCAATTGGAAGTCCCCCTCCCAGATGAAGATATCCATATAGGTCCTTCGGATTATGTACCCTGGCAGTTTGATAACAAGGTGTGTTTCATAAGGATGGAAGGGAGGATATTTGGAGATGTGCCGGTGGAACTGGAACTTAGACTGTCAGTGGAAGATTCACCAAATAGTGCAGGATGTGTGATAGATGCTATAAGATGCTGTAAACTTGCTAGGGAACGGGGGATAGGAGGTGTTTTGGAGTCTGTGTCTGCATTTACAATGAAACGTCCTCCAAAGCAGTACACTGATTCGGTGGCACGAGTGATGATGGAGGAATTTATCGCGGGTCGTAGAGATATATAATCGGGTGTTAAGTTGATTGCGGCGAAAATAGGTCATACGCTTGATCCATATATTCTGAGGGTTTATCGGTTTTTATTTTTGGGTAGGTCTGTTAACCCAAACTCGTTGACGATTTTTAGTTTTCTATGGGCATTAATAGCCGCAGTATTTATAGTGCAGGAGCGGTTTTTTTTAGGGGGACTATGTTTAATGGTCTCAGGTTTTTTTGATCTTGTTGACGGAGCCGTTGCAAGGAGCACTAATCGTGTTTCCAGTTTCGGAGGGGTTTTGGATTCCGTTCTCGATAGGTACAGTGATTTACTCGTAACTATAGCCATTGCTGTTTCCTTTATCCGCAAGGGTGATCAATTTCTTGCTGCTGTATCCCTTATCGCGGTAATGGGCGTTGCCATAATACCCTATGTTAAGGCGAGGGCCAATGCTGAGGGAATTACATGTGAGGTGGGAATTTTAGAAAGGGCAGAGAGGATCATTCTTCTCCTTGTGGGATTAATGGTTGATTTGCTTTCCCTCACCATGATAGTTATGGCCGTTCTTTCCCATGTCACTGTAATGCAGAGGGTACTCCATGTGAAAAGATTTCTAACCAGATAGTTTTCTAAAAAGTGGAAGTCTTTTATGGTGAAGGTCGGGAAGTAAGGGGTTAGTCTTGAAGGAAAGGGTACGTACACAGAAAAGGAGAATGATGTGAGTGAATGAACAATTCCGCAGCGTTAAATGGACGATCTTTTCCTTCTCTTTGGTATTTGAGGTATGTTTTTTAGAGACGTGAATCAGGTAATACCCCAAAATTTGTATCTCCAGGTATCAAGTGACAGTGTGGATCTTTAGCTTTAAACATTACAACTGTCGGGAGAAGGCGTGAGGTTATTCTTCCTGGGCACAAATGGGTGGTACGATACAAAGACAGGTAATACCATATGTGTGTTGCTACGTACTGAACGATGGGATATTATTTTTGACGCGGGAAATGGCCTCGCAAAGATGGATAAGCTAAGAAGCGTTGATGATAAACGGCAGGCATTTATCTTACTGAGTCACTTTCACCTGGATCACATAGAGGGACTACACACCTTGGTTAAGATACCTTTCTACAGTGGGCTAACTATATGTGGACCAGAAGGAACAAAGAGCATTCTGGGAAAGTTGATCAATCAACCTTTCACTATTCCAATGACAGATCTCCCGTATCCTGTTTCCCTGATGGAGTTGCCCGCCGAGGAGAACGAATTACCATTTAACGTTATGGCTTTACCTCTTCGTCATGTATCTTTGACTTTAGGTTATAGAATTGAGGTAGAAGGGAAGGTAGTGACCTATTTACCAGATACCGGTTACTGTGAGAACGCATTAAGATTGGCAAATGATGCGGATATTCTCGTTTCGGAATGTGCATATCCTTCAGGGAAGGGAAATGAGGAATGGCCGCATCTCAATCCTGAAAGTGCCGCGAGGATTGCAAGAGAGGGAAATGTGAAAAAGCTCATACTTGTTCATTTTGACGCCTTTCAGTTTCCCACTTTGCGTGATCGCAAAAAGGCAGAAATGGCAGCCAAAAAGATATTCCCCAATACAGTGGCTGCCAAGGATGACTGGGAAACGATGTTTTCTTAGAATGTTTTCTCTCTTTACATAGGTCTTGGATTTCTCTCTTTACCCTTTACAAGGGATATAAAGAGAAGGAAGGCTCCGATGGAAATGGCGGAGTCAGCAACATTGAAAGCGGGCCAGTGGGCATTCCCTATGTGAAAGTCCATAAAATCTATAACTTCTCCAAATCTCACTCTGTCTATCATGTTTCCGAGGGCACCTGCGAGGATAAGGGAAAGGGATAACACAGTTAGCGTGTCGTTTGTTTGCTGGAGTTTGAGGTAGTAAAGTATGAGTAATATGGCTGCAATACTTACCCCTGTGAAGAAGGTGTAACGTAGGAAATGGGGAGCTTCTGCCAGAAAACCAAAAGCTGCCCCTGGATTCCGCACGTGAGTTATATTGAAGAAACCGGGAAGTACAGTTACTGTGTGGTTAAGATCAATGGAGATGTAGATGAGATATTTCGTTAGCTGATCGCAGATTAGAACCACGATTACAGTTAGCCATGTGATCCAGTATCTCTTAATCATTTGGCGGTTAAGGTAAGTTTTCTTTGCACTTCTTGCATATTAACGGATAAGCAGGGTCTGATCCTACATCTTCGCTATAAATCCAGCATCTTTCACATTTGTTTCCTTTTGCTTTTGTCACTTTTATTTTAAAGTCTTTGATCTCCGAACTTTCGTGGAAGTCCCCATTGATTTCATCTGCTATATATAGCTGCGATACGATGAGCAACGCCCTTAGATCCTCAATTTTGTCCTTGAGGAAAGCTTTTATGTCTTCCGGGAGACAAAGATACACTGCTGCTGCCAGTGGGTGACCGATGATTTTGTTTTTTCGAGCAACCTCTAGAGCTTTTGCAACTTCACTTTTTATTTTCAGCATTTTTTTCCAGTTTTCCGCCAGAGTCGGGTTAATGAACTTCTCATCAACCTCTGGGAATTGGGTTAGATGCACACTTTCAGGTTTTCCTTCGTAGTTGGGCAGGGCTTGAAACACCTCCTCGGCGGTAAAGGTCATAATAGGAGCTAGAAGCCGGCAAATGGTATCAAGAATGATGAACATTGTAGTCTGTGCGGATTTTCGTCTCGGAGAATTCGCTTTATAGGTGTACAGTCGATCCTTAGAAACATCGAGGTACAGAGAGCTCAAGTCCACTGTGCAGAAGTTGTGAAGTGTGTAGTGAACGATGTGGAATTGGTATCTATCGTAGGCATCCCGGACCCTTTTTATGATTTCTTGTAGGCGATGAAGCACCCACCTGTCTAATTCCTCCAACTGGTCGTACGGAACAGCATCCTTTTGAGGGTCAAAGTCGTAGAGATTACCGAGGATGTACCTGCAGGTGTTTCGAATACGACGGTAAGCCTCTACAAGACGGTCAAGGATTTCCTTGGAGATTCGGATATCACTTGTGTAATCCTCCGCTGCGACCCACAATCTTAGTATCTCGGCTCCATATTCGTTAATGATTTCCTGTGGTTCAATAACGTTGCCCACTGACTTGGACATTTTTCTTCCTTCACCGTCGACAACAAACCCGTGGGTTAGAACCGTTCTGTATGGTGGTCTGTTTCTCGTAGCTACACATTCAAGAAGTGATGAGTGGAACCAACCTCTATGTTGATCGCTTCCTTCCAGGTACATATCAGCTGGTGAACGATGATCTGGTGTGGTTTCCAGTACAGCGGCATGGCTTACACCGGAATCGAACCAAACATCGAGAATGTTTGTTTCTTTGCGGAAGTTTTTCCCTTTCTTGCAAACAGGGCATACTGTGTCTGGGGGTAGGAGATCTTCAACCTTCCATTCAAACCACACATCGGCTCCGTATCTCCTTATCAGTGAAACGACGTGATCCAGTATTTCTTGGGTCAAAAAATCGCTGTTACAATTATCACAGTAAAATATGGATATGGGCACTCCCCACACACGCTGACGTGAGATACACCAGTCTGGACGGTTCTCTATCATGGAGTATATCCGATCTCTTCCCCAAGATGGTATCCATTCTACTTTATTTATTGCTTCTAGTGCTTTTTTCCTTAAATCATTTTTTTCCATAGAGATGAACCACTGCTCTGTGGAACGAAATATTATGGGTTGTTTGCAACGCCAGCAGTGTGGATAGGAGTGTTCTATGTCAACTAGAGCAAGGAGATTACCTACTTCTTCTAATTTTTTGTTTACTGCATCGTTGGCGTCAAATACGAATTGACCTGCGAAAAAAGGTACGTCGGGTGTAAAACAACCATCCTCATTCACGGGAGCATAGTTGTCGAGGCCATACTTCATGCCGATCTCATAGTCTTCTTGACCATGACCAGGAGCGATGTGTACACACCCCGTTCCCGCATCAAGGGTCACAAAAGGAGCGAGGATTAGAAGACTTTCTCTCTCCAAAAAAGGATGTTTTGCTTTAAGTCCCTCGAGAACTGAACCTGGAAATTCATCAAGTATTTCGTAGGATATTCCTCTATAACCAAAGGCATCGAGACAATAGTCTATCAGTTCTTTTGCGAGCACAAGTACTTCCCCTTCAGTTTTTACGGCAGCGTATGTAAAAGACTCATGTACCGCGATGGCTAAATTCGCAGGTAGGGTCCAGGGGGTAGTGGTCCATATGACAATACTTACTCGCTCACCTGCAAGGTTTGGTCTTATGGCCCCGATATCTGATATTAATGGAAATTTTACGTAGATGGATGGTGTTTTGTGATCACCGTATTCGACTTCTGCTTCTGCAAGAGCAGTTTTGCAGTGGGCACACCAGTAAACCGGTTTTTTCCCTCTGTAAACCCCACCACTAAGGTAGATTTTACCAAATTCGGCCACTGTTATAGCTTCATAGTCAAAACTCATTGTGAGATAAGGATTTTCCCAGTCTCCAAAACATCCCAACCTCTTGAATTCATCCCTCTGGATGTTTACAAACCGTTCTGCATAGGCCCTGCATAGCTGTCTCTTTTCAGCCTGTGAAATACGATTTTTTTCGCCACCAATTTCTTTATCTACCTGATGTTCAATTGGAAGTCCGTGACAGTCCCAGCCTGGTACGAAGAGACTGTTGAAACCTGACATGTTTTTTGCTTTTATTACGATGTCCTTCAGTATTTTGTTCAGAGCGGTACCGAGATGTATATGGCCATTTGCGTAAGGAGGGCCATCGTGGAGTATATATATCTCTCGACCTCTCGATGCTTCTCTTATGCGTTTGTATATGTTGATCTTGTCCCACCACGCGATCATCTCTGGTTCTCTCACGGTAAGATTAGCCTTCATGGAGAAGGATGTTTTGGGCAAATTTAAAGTGTCTCTGTAATCCATAATTACTTCTCCTAGAGAGAGATGAATAATGATAGGGAATCTTGCTCGAGTTTTCTATAATGAAGAGAGAAAAATGTAAATCTTTTTTTTGAAAATAAAAACCCCCAGATTTCTCCTGGGGGTTTTTATTTTGGGTTTTAGTTACTTTCAAAATCCTGAGGGCATGCCGGGCATTTGTTGTTTTTCCTCTGGTTTTTCAGCGATCATGCACTGCGTAGTGAGCATGAGAGATGCAACTGAGGCAGCGTTCTGAAGGGCAAATCGTGCAACCTTAGTCGGGTCTATAACTCCGGCGGAGATAAGGTCTTCGAATTCCTCCTTCTGGGCGTTGAATCCGTAGGCACCCTTTTTGGCTTTAACTTTCTCTACCACTACTGATCCTTCCCATCCAGCATTAGCTGCGATCATACGCAAAGGCTCCTCTAGAGCTTTTTTAACTATGTTGACACCAACCTGCTGATCTCCCTCCAACTTTAATTTTTCCAAAGCGGGAAGGGCTCGTAGGTAAGCTACTCCACCACCCGGAACAATTCCCTCTTCCACGGCTGCCCGTGTAGCATTGAGTGCATCTTCTACGCGAGCTTTCTTCTCTTTCATTTCTGTTTCTGTGGCGGCACCTACCTTAATGACGGCGACACCGCCCACGAGTTTGGCGAGCCTCTCCTGCAGCTTCTCCCGATCGTAATCAGAGGTAGTCTCTTCTATCTGAGTTCTGATCTGTTTTACCCGCGCTTCTATATTTTCCCGTCTGCCAGCACCGTCCACTATTGTGGTATTTTCTTTATCTATTATTATTTTTTTGGCTTGTCCGAGGTCTTCGAGCCGTATGTTCTCTAGTTTTATGCCCATGTCCTCTGCGATCATTTTCCCTCCGGTGAGAATGGCAATGTCCTCTAACATTGCTTTGCGCCTGTCACCGAAACCAGGAGCTTTTACTGCAGCTACCCTAAGGGTTCCCCGCAGTTTGTTGACAACCAACGTCGCCAATGCTTCACCCT
The genomic region above belongs to Syntrophales bacterium and contains:
- a CDS encoding DUF6485 family protein, with amino-acid sequence MKECNIQKNKNLCTCTYEPCSRKGICCECVHYHLRKGQFPACFFPKDVEKTYNRTIENFIKTYESRGRWW
- the amrB gene encoding AmmeMemoRadiSam system protein B, whose protein sequence is MDYPLLRPIEMIPFWESGRQRVLLRDPEGILEEPLVVSKETAIILLLMDGTRSLRDIQADYMRKYGELLYIEKLQELVVFLENSNLLLSERYKSYVESLRLDYERKEVRPPFLAGKSYPASPRELEEYLTGLLELDQLEQSDKLPHIRGILSPHIDYSRGGRVYGKVYSFLKGVDVDLVIILGTSHRPLRRLWAISLKDFATPLGRIAVSEEMKSLIYGSSVLKNYVDEWPHRVEHSVELQLPFLQMTLGNNFQVLPILTGGMEEFVRGDRILDDPEVAALVESFRSCLDKYGESYIVVSGADLAHIGYQFGDAFPVSESALDYSRRKDELVLDMIVRGNATGFFEVVKEEKDARRICGLSPIYFQLRLLEKCRGKVVAYEQWVNGGSSVSFAGAVFFESSG
- a CDS encoding inositol-3-phosphate synthase encodes the protein MAEIRIGIVGVGNCASSLIQGIHYYADKKDAIGLMHYSIGGYEPGDIKVVAAFDIDARKVNKPLHEAVFVLPNCTKRLVQSLPDLGVKVMMGPVFDGIAPHMHDYPPHRTFIVAEEKPVDVVEVLKNSGVEILINYLPVGSEEATRFYANCCLEAGVSFINCIPVFIASDDLWAKRFKEKNIPLIGDDVKSQIGATVLHRTLVRLFRERGVKLNRTYQLNTGGNTDFLNMMNHQRIKWKRISKTDAVQSQLEVPLPDEDIHIGPSDYVPWQFDNKVCFIRMEGRIFGDVPVELELRLSVEDSPNSAGCVIDAIRCCKLARERGIGGVLESVSAFTMKRPPKQYTDSVARVMMEEFIAGRRDI
- a CDS encoding CDP-alcohol phosphatidyltransferase family protein, with translation MTIFSFLWALIAAVFIVQERFFLGGLCLMVSGFFDLVDGAVARSTNRVSSFGGVLDSVLDRYSDLLVTIAIAVSFIRKGDQFLAAVSLIAVMGVAIIPYVKARANAEGITCEVGILERAERIILLLVGLMVDLLSLTMIVMAVLSHVTVMQRVLHVKRFLTR
- a CDS encoding MBL fold metallo-hydrolase → MRLFFLGTNGWYDTKTGNTICVLLRTERWDIIFDAGNGLAKMDKLRSVDDKRQAFILLSHFHLDHIEGLHTLVKIPFYSGLTICGPEGTKSILGKLINQPFTIPMTDLPYPVSLMELPAEENELPFNVMALPLRHVSLTLGYRIEVEGKVVTYLPDTGYCENALRLANDADILVSECAYPSGKGNEEWPHLNPESAARIAREGNVKKLILVHFDAFQFPTLRDRKKAEMAAKKIFPNTVAAKDDWETMFS
- the lspA gene encoding signal peptidase II, translating into MIKRYWITWLTVIVVLICDQLTKYLIYISIDLNHTVTVLPGFFNITHVRNPGAAFGFLAEAPHFLRYTFFTGVSIAAILLILYYLKLQQTNDTLTVLSLSLILAGALGNMIDRVRFGEVIDFMDFHIGNAHWPAFNVADSAISIGAFLLFISLVKGKERNPRPM
- the ileS gene encoding isoleucine--tRNA ligase; amino-acid sequence: MDYRDTLNLPKTSFSMKANLTVREPEMIAWWDKINIYKRIREASRGREIYILHDGPPYANGHIHLGTALNKILKDIVIKAKNMSGFNSLFVPGWDCHGLPIEHQVDKEIGGEKNRISQAEKRQLCRAYAERFVNIQRDEFKRLGCFGDWENPYLTMSFDYEAITVAEFGKIYLSGGVYRGKKPVYWCAHCKTALAEAEVEYGDHKTPSIYVKFPLISDIGAIRPNLAGERVSIVIWTTTPWTLPANLAIAVHESFTYAAVKTEGEVLVLAKELIDYCLDAFGYRGISYEILDEFPGSVLEGLKAKHPFLERESLLILAPFVTLDAGTGCVHIAPGHGQEDYEIGMKYGLDNYAPVNEDGCFTPDVPFFAGQFVFDANDAVNKKLEEVGNLLALVDIEHSYPHCWRCKQPIIFRSTEQWFISMEKNDLRKKALEAINKVEWIPSWGRDRIYSMIENRPDWCISRQRVWGVPISIFYCDNCNSDFLTQEILDHVVSLIRRYGADVWFEWKVEDLLPPDTVCPVCKKGKNFRKETNILDVWFDSGVSHAAVLETTPDHRSPADMYLEGSDQHRGWFHSSLLECVATRNRPPYRTVLTHGFVVDGEGRKMSKSVGNVIEPQEIINEYGAEILRLWVAAEDYTSDIRISKEILDRLVEAYRRIRNTCRYILGNLYDFDPQKDAVPYDQLEELDRWVLHRLQEIIKRVRDAYDRYQFHIVHYTLHNFCTVDLSSLYLDVSKDRLYTYKANSPRRKSAQTTMFIILDTICRLLAPIMTFTAEEVFQALPNYEGKPESVHLTQFPEVDEKFINPTLAENWKKMLKIKSEVAKALEVARKNKIIGHPLAAAVYLCLPEDIKAFLKDKIEDLRALLIVSQLYIADEINGDFHESSEIKDFKIKVTKAKGNKCERCWIYSEDVGSDPAYPLICKKCKENLP
- the groL gene encoding chaperonin GroEL (60 kDa chaperone family; promotes refolding of misfolded polypeptides especially under stressful conditions; forms two stacked rings of heptamers to form a barrel-shaped 14mer; ends can be capped by GroES; misfolded proteins enter the barrel where they are refolded when GroES binds) codes for the protein MAAKILKYDEEARKAILNGVNALADAVKVTLGPKGRNVILDKTFGSPVVTKDGVTVAREIELEDKFENMGAQMVREVASKTSDVAGDGTTTATILAQAIYREGVKAVAAGSNPMDIKRGIDKAVEVVVEELKKLSKPTKDQKEIAQVGTISANNDEAIGNIIAEAMSKVGKEGVITVEEAKGLETELEIVEGMQFDRGYLSPYFVTNTDKMTVELEDAYILAHEKKISSMKDLLPILEQVARSGRPLLIIAEDVEGEALATLVVNKLRGTLRVAAVKAPGFGDRRKAMLEDIAILTGGKMIAEDMGIKLENIRLEDLGQAKKIIIDKENTTIVDGAGRRENIEARVKQIRTQIEETTSDYDREKLQERLAKLVGGVAVIKVGAATETEMKEKKARVEDALNATRAAVEEGIVPGGGVAYLRALPALEKLKLEGDQQVGVNIVKKALEEPLRMIAANAGWEGSVVVEKVKAKKGAYGFNAQKEEFEDLISAGVIDPTKVARFALQNAASVASLMLTTQCMIAEKPEEKQQMPGMPSGF